The following proteins come from a genomic window of Trifolium pratense cultivar HEN17-A07 linkage group LG4, ARS_RC_1.1, whole genome shotgun sequence:
- the LOC123921822 gene encoding uncharacterized protein LOC123921822, with amino-acid sequence MAKFSDQTSHLRLGKFTSIVLTFFALCIIFPIFTTAEHEQFSVIRLPSAGEDQSLCSRTTPSSCPAKCFRTDPVCGADGVTYWCGCAEAACAGAKVAKLGFCEVGNGGSATFPGQALLLVHIVWLIVLGFSVLFGFF; translated from the coding sequence ATGGCGAAATTCTCCGATCAAACTTCCCATCTCCGATTAGGGAAATTCACCTCCATCGTTCTCACCTTTTTCGCTCTCTGCATCATCTTCCCCATCTTTACGACAGCAGAGCACGAACAATTCTCCGTTATCAGGTTACCATCCGCCGGAGAAGATCAAAGCCTGTGTTCCAGAACAACTCCGTCATCATGTCCTGCAAAATGTTTCCGGACGGACCCCGTTTGCGGTGCAGACGGTGTAACGTATTGGTGCGGTTGCGCAGAAGCAGCTTGTGCTGGCGCTAAAGTTGCAAAATTGGGTTTCTGTGAAGTTGGGAATGGTGGATCTGCAACTTTTCCTGGTCAGGCACTTCTTTTGGTTCATATTGTATGGCTCATTGTTTTAGGATTTTCTGTATTGTTTGGATTTTTCTAG
- the LOC123881508 gene encoding zinc finger-containing ubiquitin peptidase 1-like, whose translation MNMDDSSTCPFCSLSLPSSQLQWHANTHFEDNDFHSPPVERAFSDSHFDTTFGDFNSWCGGGSSGIGRDNGVWNMEEKISCLVDLQIKGEFHNVNGGLMNLLRNCLESEGQNSRSILSRYVDHFQSIRFEDGGFGCGWRNIQMLSSHLLAQKREAKDVLFGGSGFVPDIPSLQRWLEIAWERGFDEPGSNQFNHTIYGSKKWIGATDCAALLRSFGLRTRIMDFGPKESESLYLSVPGSSVGGEELVRIGDGRKRKTPNFYGPMDRYMSRGGGVSQTNCSKNAKPSSALNDATRDKESAGECAVKSAAEQSKSHQVLMDFVWNYFSNKNTIQFGYRRVVFSEKTPLYFQHDGHSRTIVGIQVNHQRNGIQHYNLLVLDPGHRTAEIEKSLREKVGWQRFIKRGVHTLRKKQYQLCYVDPGIANEEEMEKLKTLDSVFIEL comes from the exons ATGAACATGGACGATTCTTCAACTTGCCCTTTCTGTTCTTTATCACTTCCATCCTCTCAACTCCAATG GCATGCCAATACCCACTTCGAAGATAACGATTTTCATTCTCCTCCG GTTGAAAGAGCATTTAGTGACTCACATTTTGATACAACTTTTGGAGATTTTAACAGTTGGTGTGGTGGCGGTAGTAGTGGGATTGGTAGAGATAATGGGGTGTGGAATATGGAGGAGAAGATCTCTTGCTTGGTTGATTTGCAGATAAAGGGTGAGTTTCACAATGTTAATGGTGGTTTGATGAACTTGTTGAGGAACTGTTTGGAGTCTGAAGGTCAAAACTCGAGAAGCATTTTGTCACGTTATGTTGATCATTTCCAAAGCATTAGGTTCGAGGATGGTGGATTTGGTTGCGGTTGGCGTAACATTCAAATGCTTAGCTCACACTTATTGGCACAAAAGCGAGAAGCAAAAGATGTATTGTTTGGTGGTTCAGGATTTGTTCCTGATATTCCGTCACTCCAAAGATGGCTTGAGATTGCTTGGGAAAGAGGTTTTGATGAACCTGGCTCTAATCAATTCAATCATACTATCTATGGCTCTAAAAAATGGATAGGAGCTACCGATTGTGCTGCACTTTTACGTTCTTTTGGTCTCCGGACAAGGATAATGGACTTTGGTCCTAAGGAATCTGAATCTCTCTATCTATCTGTCCCTGGTTCAAGTGTTGGTGGAGAGGAGCTAGTGAGAATTGGTGATGGAAGGAAGAGGAAAACACCAAATTTTTATGGACCAATGGATAGATATATGTCTCGTGGAGGTGGTGTTTCACAAACAAATTGTAGCAAGAATGCAAAACCTAGTTCTGCTCTTAATGATGCCACTAGGGATAAAGAAAGTGCTGGTGAATGTGCGGTGAAAAGTGCTGCAGAACAAAGTAAATCTCATCAGGTTCTTATGGACTTCGTGTGgaattatttttctaataaaaacaCAATTCAGTTTGGTTATAGGCGTGTTGTCTTCAGCGAGAAAAC GCCCTTGTACTTCCAACATGATGGACACTCAAGAACAATAGTTGGAATCCAAGTCAATCATCAACGAAATGGAATTCAGCATTATAATCTCCTAGTTCTTGATCCTGGTCAT AGAACGGCTGAAATAGAAAAATCACTGAGGGAGAAAGTTGGATGGCAGAGATTCATAAAAAGAGGAGTACACACACTGAGGAAGAAACAATATCAG TTGTGTTATGTTGATCCTGGAATTGCCAACGAGGAGGAGATGGAAAAACTCAAGACATTGGATAGCGTCTTCATTGAACTTTAG